CAATGAAAGAATTGTTACCAGTTCTTGAGCCAATTGCACAAGGTGGTAAATCTCTATTAATTATCTCTGAAGAAGTTGAAGGTGAAGCTTTAGCTACTTTGGTAGTTAACAAATTAAGAGGTTCTCTTAAAATTGCTGCTGTAAAAGCTCCGGGATTCGGAGACAGAAGAAAAGCAATGTTAGAAGATATCGCAATCCTTACAGGTGGACAGGTAATCTCTGAAGAGCAAGGTTTCACCATGGAAAATATCTCTTTAGATATGCTTGGAACTGCTGAGAAAGTAACGATCGACAAAGACAACACTACAGTTGTAAACGGTGGTGGTGACGAAGCGAAAATCAAAGGAAGAGTAGCTCAAATCAAAGCTCAGATGGAAACTACAACTTCTGACTATGACAGAGAAAAACTTCAGGAAAGATTAGCTAAGTTAGCTGGTGGTGTTGCTGTACTATACGTAGGTGCCGCTTCTGAAGTGGAAATGAAAGAGAAAAAAGACAGAGTAGATGATGCCCTGCACGCTACAAGAGCAGCTGTAGAAGAAGGTATCGTTGCAGGTGGTGGTGTTGCTTTAGTAAGAGCAATCTCTGCTTTAGACAACCTTACAGGAATCAATTCTGACGAAACTACAGGGATCAAAATCGTAAAAAGAGCAATCGAAGAGCCATTAAGACAAATCGTTGCTAACGCAGGGGGTGAAGGTTCTGTAATTGTTGCTAAAGTAGCAGAAGGAACAGGAGACTTCGGATACAATGCTAAAACTGACGAGTATGTTCAAATGCTTGAAGCAGGAATCATTGACCCAACTAAAGTAACAAGAGTTGCTCTTGAAAATGCAGCTTCTGTATCTGGAATGCTTTTAACAACTGAATGTGTAATCACTGAAGTAAAGAGCGCTGAACCAGCTATGCCAATGGGTGGTGGGATGCCAGGAATGATGTAATAGCGTAAGCTAAGACAATTTAATATACTAACCGTTCTACTTTGTAGGGCGGTTTTTTTGTTTAATTCTGATTTTATTAGTAAAATAGTATATTTAGATTTTTAATTAATAACCAAAAAATAGATAGAATCTAAACAAGATTAGCACAATTGTATATTGTGTAATCTGTAATTTGAATGCTATCTGCAATTTACCAGAATGAAACGTATACTACAATTTACATTACTGATTAGCTCAATGAGTTTGTTTTCTCAAAATTTAGAGGAAAAAATTTCAAACGAAATTTGTACCTGTTTAGGAAATGTAGAAAATTTAAAAGATCCGGAAAAAAAATTGGAAGAGTGTGTCCAAAAAAGTTTTGAAAATAACTATAATAAAATCATTAAAAAATTTAATGATCCTCAGAATACAAATACAAAAGACATTCAGGATTACTATGTTTCTATCGAAGGACTTTTATTAAGTAATTGTAAAAGTTTTTTAGATTACAGAAAAAAGAATTTATCCGCGAAAAACAAGAAAGTATCTCTAATTGTGACGATATTAAAACAGGAATTTACTATTATGAAACGCTGCAAAAAAGAGAAAAATCGTATCTGACATTTACAAAAAATGAAGTTATCGAAACAAGAAGAAATAATGTTTATACAATTAATAAAATTGAATGGACTGATAAATGTACCTACAAATTAAATCTGAAGGAAACTAACAGTAATTATGATGAAACATATCTCAAAAATAAGTCACTAGTTTTCAAAGTCATTGAAAATAACCCAACCTACTTTGTTGTACAAACTGAATATTTTGAAAACGGAGGCTTAAATAATGTGAAAATTTTTAAACTTCCCTTTACCAATGAATAAAAACTATTTAGTATTAGCAAAATATAGAGTCACTGACGAGTATATAAACATCCTTGAACAGATATCATTGACCCAACTAAAGTAACAAGAGTTGCCCTTGAAAATGCAGCTTCTGTATCTGGAGTGTTTCTTACAACTGAATGTGTGTTATCACTGAAGTAAAGAGCACTGAACCAGCTATGCCAATGGGTGGTGGAATGCCAGGAATGATGTAACGGTCAGCGACCGAGACAATTTAATATACTAACCGTTCTACTTTTTGTAGAGCGGTTTTTTGGTTGAATTATGATTTTCCTTAAGAAAATGGTATATTTTAATTTAATGATTCACAAATAGATACCTAAAATCAAAACGTCATTAGCCCAATTGCATATAATATATAATGGCACAATGCGTAAATTTGAATACTAACAGCCATTATAGAAGACTATAACCAAAGATAAACGAAGAATTGATGACAGAGAAATTTCCCACAATAAATAGTACGCTTTCACCGAATGCACTTGGCCAACTTATTCAACAAAAATATGGATTAAGTGACAGAACCGAATGTAGCATATTTCGACTTGCCATGAACCATTTATACATCGTTCACGACAACGAAGACAAATATGTTTTTAGAGTTTATACTTATGATTGGCGGACAAAATCACAAATTAAAGAAGAGCTAAGGCTTTTACTTCACTTAAAAGAAAATAACCGGCAAGTTGCTTATCCAATAAAAGACAAATCAAACGAGTACATTCAGGAAATTGAAGCACCGGAAGGAAAAAGATTTGGAGTTTTGTTTTCATATGCCAAAGGAACAAAGACCGCAAAATTTTCATCTCAGACAAGTTTTCTTATCGGGGAGGCATTGGCCAAAGTACATCAATCGACAGAAGGTTTTGAACTGGAAAGGATGTCTTACAATAGTGAAAACCTGCTTATAAAACCTGTTTCCAGGATAAAAGAATTCTTTCATAAAAACATCAGCGAAATTGAATTTTTAGAAAAACTTTCTGCTTTTTTAACGCTGAAAATCCAGAATGCTGACCTATCGAAAATGAGACATGGGAGTGTTCATCTTGATGTTTGGTTTGATAATTTACACATTGATGATGAAAAGGAAATAACATTTTTTGACTTTGATTTTTGTGGTAATGGGTATTTATGTTTTGACATTTCTTATTTTATGTTCCAGCTACTTTCCACTCATTTAAACGAAGAAGAATATCAGGAAAAAGTAGGAAGCTTTTTGAAAGGTTACGAAACAGTAACTAAAATCAGCAACGAAGAAAAGCAGTTTTTACCCTTCGCCTGTTTAGCCATTATGATCTACTACATCAGTGTACAATGTGACAGATTTGAACATTGGACGAATATTTTCCTGAATGAAGATCATTTAAAAAGAATGGTTGGAAATTTGAAACGTTGGCTAGAATACAACAAAATTGAAATTGAATAACGGTCAGCGACCGAGACAGATTAATATACTAACCGTTCTACTTTTGTGGGGCGGTTTTTTTGTTTCATAATTTTAAAACTACACAAAAGGGTAATTGATAGATATCTCTTAAATGAAATAACTTTTGGTAATAAAAACAATAATTATGGAAAAACAAAAATCATTTTTTAAGTTTCAATATATTACACAAGAAAATTTACAGAAAGAAATCATTAGTTTTATATTTGGTGTATTTTCTATAGCGACAGGTTTAATTTTAGGATTAAATGCTGAGCGTTGTACACAAGAAAATAAAGAAAAAAATCAAATAAACAAGCTCATAGATGCTATAAAATTAGAAGCCAAAATAAATGATTCAATCTTTCCGTTTTATAAAAGATATTCTCAAAGTGATACAGAAAATATTAAAAGCGAATTCAATATTTCAATAGCAATTGAAACCAGTAAATCTGAAATATGGATAAAAAGAGCAACTCCAAATCAAATGCTTCAACTGAATCAATATCTGGTTTTTGTAAATAAAGTGAATAAATTTAAAGAAGAAGATACTGAGTTTAAGAAAGAAAAAATGAAAGGAAATACCACTTATCCTGTAGAATACAGAAATAACTTTAAAAAAGCTTTTGATATGACTTTAAATAATTGTCAAAGAAGTATTACATCAATTTTATTATTAAAACAAACTAAATAACATAAGTAAACTACAGATTAGTAAATTCCCTGCAACCTATCACCGGACTCAGGACACTTTAGAGAAATTTATACTTTTCTAAACTTTATGTGTAATCACTGAAGTGAAGAGCGCTGAACCAGCTATGCCAATGGGTGGTGGAATGCCAGGAATGATGTAAGGGTCAGCGACCACGGCAATTTAATATACTAACCGTTCTACTTTGTAGAGCGGTTTTTTTGTTTTATGGTTTCCCGTAAGGAAAAACCATTTTAATATTTTAGTTTAGAAGGAAATTTATATATAAAAAACAATCTGCAAAAAATACAACATTAATTATATAAAATATTAATATAATATGTAGATTCGGATTTTATTTAAAACACTAATAACTAAAGAAACTCATGAAACCAAGAGTATTTATAAGTTCTACTTACTATGATTTGAAACATATAAGAGAGAAAATTGGGAAATTTCTTGATAATTATTACTTAAAACTATCAAAAAACCAATGATACTTCCATGGATATAAGTTCTAAAGATTTCAAACAAATTTTAAATGGTACACCTATACAAGATAATATTGTACAATATGAAAGTGATAGAATCATATTAAATGGAGATTTCAAATTAAGTGATGATATTATTTTTGAAGAAAATGAAATTTATGACAAAGAAATTATTTTTGATGGAGGCACATATAAAAACATAATTTTCCTTGGAGCAAAGTTCAATAAGGTTTTATTTCGGAGAGGTGATTTTAATGGTTTTGTAAGTATTAGAGGCGGAACTATCAAAAACTTAATTTTACTAGGCGGCAATTTCAAACATTGGCTTGGCACGCTTGATGGAATTCTTAATAATGAAAATGAAGTTTTGAAAACTAGCCAAAGCCTTAAAATAAATAGATTTGAAATTGAAGGTGGAAGTTATACTAACAATATTTGGATTTCAGGCGGTGATATTAATAGTTTAGAAATCAAATGCGTTACCCCTGTTAAAATTCATTGCTTACCCAATGATGATAAAATTTTTGATATCAAAACAAATACTTATACTAAAAAGTATTCTTCAAAACCAAGAATAAAGAATTTTCTAATTTCTCGCTATTCAAATAGAGATACCTTCTATCATTTAAGCGAATTAGATTTAGACACTTTAAAATTTGAGAACTTTACAAATATTGGAAATATAACAATTTCGAAAATTTCAATTTCGGAATCGTTATCCTTTGAAAATTCAGATTTGGGTAAAACAACATTTATTGACTGTAATTTTTTTGATCAAAAAATGATATTCGATTCATCAAAAATTACAGAAATAGCTCTTGCAGGGACATCTCTACCTAATCCTATAAATATAGATAGTACAAATATTGATAAAACATCTCAACGAAAACTTGCTCTTAGCCAAATAAAGAAAATATATCAGAATATGGGTGATAATCTAGCTGCGAGCCAATACCATACTGAAGAATTAAACACATATTTAAGTACATTAAGCTGTGGAGCTGAAAAAATTAATCTAAGCCTTAACAAATTTACAAATAACCATGGCCAAAGCTGGGAGAGAGCATTATTACTTTTATTTGCATCAACAATTATATTATATTCATTATATTGTAATAGCTTAGGTTTCAAAATTAATTGTAAAAGTCATGGAACTAATTATTTTTGGAAAAATGCAAGTTATCTACTAGAATTTCTAAACCCAATTAGGAAAAGTGACTTTTTACCAAAAATTTTGTTAGATAAATCAGAATCAGAAATTTCTCCGGCAAGTATTTTTATTGATAATGTCTCAAAAATAATAAACTCCTATTTAATATATCAATTTGTTGCTGCATTTAGGAAATTTGGAAAAAAGAGCGAATAATTAATAGCATTGTAAAAATTCAATGGAATATCCAAACTATCTATATACATTAACAAAATGCAGTCATATGATTTTAAACCAATTACTAAACGATCACATCATATAGCTTTAGCTTTTTTAGATTATATTATTAGAATGTTTAATCTATAATACTAAAAAAACATGAAAAGATTCGGATCAAAAACAGAAGAATATGAAATTAGAAGAATATAAAACATTTGAAGAAAAAAAAGATTTTTTTAAAAATGGTGATTCAAAATTGGATAAAAATGTTCAAAAAATATTTGAGCTAATTAAAGCTTTTCAAGAGACAGGAGATGGCTTTATATACAGAGGTTGTGGAGAAGCCAAATATAAACTATATAATTCTGCTCAACGAATGTATATAAATCAAGAACTGCACAAACAGGTAACTGATGATATGATTAGTGAAC
The nucleotide sequence above comes from Chryseobacterium sp. 7. Encoded proteins:
- a CDS encoding phosphotransferase — encoded protein: MNHLYIVHDNEDKYVFRVYTYDWRTKSQIKEELRLLLHLKENNRQVAYPIKDKSNEYIQEIEAPEGKRFGVLFSYAKGTKTAKFSSQTSFLIGEALAKVHQSTEGFELERMSYNSENLLIKPVSRIKEFFHKNISEIEFLEKLSAFLTLKIQNADLSKMRHGSVHLDVWFDNLHIDDEKEITFFDFDFCGNGYLCFDISYFMFQLLSTHLNEEEYQEKVGSFLKGYETVTKISNEEKQFLPFACLAIMIYYISVQCDRFEHWTNIFLNEDHLKRMVGNLKRWLEYNKIEIE
- a CDS encoding DUF4062 domain-containing protein, whose product is MKPRVFISSTYYDLKHIREKIGKFLDNYYLKLSKNQ
- the groL gene encoding chaperonin GroEL (60 kDa chaperone family; promotes refolding of misfolded polypeptides especially under stressful conditions; forms two stacked rings of heptamers to form a barrel-shaped 14mer; ends can be capped by GroES; misfolded proteins enter the barrel where they are refolded when GroES binds), encoding MAKEIKFDIESRDALKRGVDALANAVKVTLGPKGRNVVIEKSFGAPHVTKDGVSVAKEIELEDRVENMGAQMVKEVASKTNDIAGDGTTTATVLAQAIVREGLKNVAAGANPMDLKRGIDKAVTAVVENLKAQSQAVGDSTDKVKQVASVSANNDETIGALIAEAFGKVGKEGVITVEEAKGIDTTVDVVEGMQFDRGYQSPYFVTNPEKMLAELENPYILLVEKKISSMKELLPVLEPIAQGGKSLLIISEEVEGEALATLVVNKLRGSLKIAAVKAPGFGDRRKAMLEDIAILTGGQVISEEQGFTMENISLDMLGTAEKVTIDKDNTTVVNGGGDEAKIKGRVAQIKAQMETTTSDYDREKLQERLAKLAGGVAVLYVGAASEVEMKEKKDRVDDALHATRAAVEEGIVAGGGVALVRAISALDNLTGINSDETTGIKIVKRAIEEPLRQIVANAGGEGSVIVAKVAEGTGDFGYNAKTDEYVQMLEAGIIDPTKVTRVALENAASVSGMLLTTECVITEVKSAEPAMPMGGGMPGMM